From a single Lolium rigidum isolate FL_2022 chromosome 7, APGP_CSIRO_Lrig_0.1, whole genome shotgun sequence genomic region:
- the LOC124677232 gene encoding uncharacterized protein LOC124677232: MAMTKPRGSLMIIFFVLLASAVSLFVDGAGSVAKEACAKTPQPSNCEELLSSSPAADVTALAQAAVAAAAKTATEAAAAARGERDKLPNGKTQWRCMDSCAAGFEEAATKFKPGAGGPAAGAGAKLLEVLDFVVLDEEKEKSKDWEWKWSCNECKADPTAPAGLVVKNKEFDKIMEFLPAILKQTPAAVANSTKPAATKA, translated from the coding sequence ATGGCGATGACGAAGCCTCGCGGTTCCCTGATGATCATCTTCTTCGTCCTACTCGCCTCAGCCGTTTCCTTGTTCGTCGACGGCGCCGGCAGCGTCGCCAAGGAGGCCTGCGCCAAGACGCCGCAGCCGAGCAACTGCGAGGAGCTCCTGTCGTCGAGCCCCGCGGCCGACGTAACGGCTCTGGCccaggccgccgtcgccgccgccgccaagaccgccaccgaggccgccgccgccgcgcgcggggAGCGGGACAAGCTCCCCAACGGCAAGACGCAGTGGCGGTGCATGGACAGCTGCGCGGCGGGGTTCGAGGAGGCCGCCACAAAGTTCAAGCCCGGCGCCGGTGGCCCCGCCGCGGGAGCCGGCGCGAAGCTCTTGGAGGTGCTAGACTTCGTGGTGTTGGATGAGGAGAAAGAGAAGTCCAAGGACTGGGAGTGGAAGTGGAGCTGCAACGAGTGCAAGGCCGACCCGACCGCGCCGGCCGGGCTCGTCGTCAAGAACAAGGAGTTCGACAAGATCATGGAGTTTCTGCCTGCCATCCTCAAGCAGACGCCCGCTGCTGTCGCAAATTCCACCAAGCCGGCGGCCACCAAGGCCTAG